The following coding sequences are from one Streptomyces angustmyceticus window:
- the rpsP gene encoding 30S ribosomal protein S16 translates to MAVKIKLKRLGKIRSPHYRIVVADSRTRRDGRAIEEIGLYHPVQNPSRIEVDSERVQYWLGVGAQPTEPVAAILKVTGDWQKFKGLPAPAPMKVAEPKADKRALFEAAAKASGDEPKGEAITPKAKKADKKADEAAAESTSESTEA, encoded by the coding sequence GTGGCAGTCAAGATCAAGCTGAAGCGTCTGGGCAAGATCCGTTCGCCTCACTACCGTATCGTCGTCGCCGACTCCCGTACCCGCCGTGACGGCCGGGCCATCGAGGAGATCGGCCTGTACCACCCGGTGCAGAACCCCTCGCGCATCGAGGTCGACTCCGAGCGTGTCCAGTACTGGCTGGGTGTCGGCGCGCAGCCGACCGAGCCCGTCGCGGCCATCCTCAAGGTCACCGGCGACTGGCAGAAGTTCAAGGGCCTGCCGGCCCCGGCGCCGATGAAGGTCGCCGAGCCGAAGGCCGACAAGCGCGCCCTCTTCGAGGCCGCCGCCAAGGCTTCCGGCGACGAGCCGAAGGGTGAGGCCATCACCCCGAAGGCGAAGAAGGCTGACAAGAAGGCGGACGAGGCTGCGGCCGAGTCCACCTCCGAGTCGACCGAGGCCTGA
- a CDS encoding phosphotriesterase family protein, whose protein sequence is MNASLQTVSGPLPAFEVRGPVLAHEHLALDLTRGADSAATLTPGHRAAITGELASLRAEFGLCLLVELTCRGMGRDVAALTRIAADSGVAVVAATGWYYEPFHPAELSRTSAERLARTLVGEIERGCGGSGIRPGVIGEVGSHGDLPSEPEARTLTAAALAAAATGLSVATHARFGRGGLAQLELLTAAGLPPHRVSIGHQDLLDDPAVHRELAAAGAYLAFDTVGKESFRSDRVRLRLLLALLESGYADRVLLSCDVSRHGYLVSEGGMGYGHLFRSFLPRLRAAGVDEETIDRLTRRNPLRFLTGRDGADDGPPEGGGGV, encoded by the coding sequence ATGAACGCTTCGCTGCAGACCGTCTCGGGCCCGCTGCCCGCTTTTGAGGTGCGCGGACCGGTGCTCGCCCATGAGCATCTGGCGCTCGACCTGACCCGCGGCGCCGACAGCGCCGCGACCCTGACCCCCGGGCACCGGGCCGCGATCACCGGGGAACTGGCGTCGCTGCGCGCCGAGTTCGGCCTGTGCCTGCTCGTCGAGCTCACCTGCCGGGGCATGGGGCGCGATGTGGCCGCCCTGACCCGGATCGCCGCGGATTCGGGGGTCGCGGTCGTCGCGGCGACCGGCTGGTACTACGAGCCGTTCCACCCGGCGGAGCTGAGCCGCACCAGCGCGGAGCGGCTGGCGCGGACTTTGGTCGGGGAGATCGAGCGGGGCTGCGGCGGCTCGGGGATCCGGCCCGGGGTGATCGGCGAGGTCGGCAGCCACGGCGACCTGCCGAGCGAGCCGGAGGCGCGGACACTGACCGCGGCCGCGCTCGCCGCCGCCGCGACCGGCCTGTCGGTGGCCACCCACGCCCGCTTCGGCCGCGGCGGCCTCGCCCAGCTGGAGCTGCTGACGGCGGCCGGGCTGCCGCCGCACCGCGTCAGCATCGGGCACCAGGACCTGCTCGACGATCCGGCGGTGCACCGGGAACTGGCGGCGGCCGGTGCGTACCTCGCGTTCGACACCGTCGGCAAGGAGAGTTTCCGGAGCGACCGGGTGCGGCTGCGGCTGCTGCTGGCGCTCCTGGAGTCCGGTTACGCCGACCGGGTGCTGCTCAGCTGTGATGTCTCCCGCCACGGCTACCTGGTCAGTGAGGGCGGGATGGGCTACGGGCACCTGTTCCGGTCGTTCCTGCCGCGGCTGCGGGCGGCCGGGGTGGACGAGGAGACGATCGACCGGCTGACGCGGCGCAATCCGCTGCGGTTCCTCACCGGGCGGGACGGGGCGGACGACGGGCCGCCGGAAGGGGGCGGCGGGGTGTGA
- a CDS encoding RNA-binding protein gives MLEEALEHLVKGIVDNPDDVQVASRTLRRGRVLEVRVHPDDLGKVIGRNGRTARALRTVVGAIGGRGIRVDLVDVDQVR, from the coding sequence ATGCTCGAGGAAGCCCTCGAGCACCTCGTCAAGGGCATCGTCGACAACCCCGACGACGTGCAGGTCGCCTCGCGCACCCTGCGTCGCGGGCGCGTGCTGGAGGTCCGGGTCCACCCCGACGACCTCGGCAAGGTGATCGGCCGCAACGGCCGTACCGCCCGCGCTCTGCGGACCGTCGTGGGCGCCATCGGCGGCCGTGGCATCCGCGTCGACCTCGTCGACGTGGACCAGGTCCGCTGA
- a CDS encoding methyltransferase domain-containing protein: MSPTLVRHQLPHSGSMRCDDPPAWAGARARTRDWAEIQERMLVPLYEAAYDRLGIGPGTRLLGLGCGSGLALLLAAARGAQVSGVDADESRLELARERLTPDGMPEHTRLVSGGLEDAVPGGAAFNVVTAFHPVGCVSTVEGLTASLTAAAGLAERGSAVVLGGWGPVERCATAGVLRVARRLTDPPGEHGAGWWPSSRDDLEELAERAGLRPDGSGRVACPFGYADPASAVRGLLSTGLFDPALAAAEQREVEKELAEALHPHQRADGTVWMPNVFRYLIARTR, from the coding sequence ATGTCACCGACGCTCGTGCGGCACCAGCTTCCGCACTCCGGATCCATGCGCTGCGACGACCCGCCCGCGTGGGCCGGGGCACGGGCGCGCACCCGTGACTGGGCCGAGATCCAGGAGCGGATGCTGGTCCCGCTGTACGAAGCCGCGTACGACCGCCTGGGCATCGGCCCCGGCACCCGGCTGCTGGGGCTGGGCTGCGGCTCCGGGCTGGCGCTGCTGCTGGCGGCGGCGCGCGGCGCGCAGGTCAGCGGGGTGGACGCGGACGAGTCCCGGCTGGAGCTGGCGCGCGAGCGGCTCACGCCGGACGGCATGCCGGAGCACACCCGGCTGGTCAGCGGCGGCCTGGAGGACGCGGTGCCCGGGGGCGCCGCCTTCAATGTGGTCACGGCATTCCACCCGGTGGGCTGTGTGAGCACGGTCGAGGGGCTGACGGCGTCGCTGACCGCGGCGGCCGGGCTGGCGGAGCGCGGCAGTGCGGTGGTGCTGGGCGGCTGGGGCCCGGTGGAGCGGTGCGCCACGGCGGGGGTGCTGCGGGTCGCGCGGCGGCTGACCGATCCGCCGGGCGAGCACGGCGCCGGCTGGTGGCCCAGCAGCCGGGACGACCTGGAGGAGCTGGCGGAGCGGGCCGGACTGCGGCCCGACGGTTCGGGCCGGGTGGCCTGCCCGTTCGGGTACGCGGATCCGGCGAGCGCGGTGCGCGGGCTGCTGTCGACGGGGCTGTTCGACCCGGCACTGGCGGCCGCCGAGCAGCGCGAGGTGGAGAAGGAGCTGGCGGAGGCGCTGCATCCGCATCAGCGGGCGGACGGGACGGTGTGGATGCCGAACGTCTTCCGCTATCTGATCGCGCGGACGAGGTAG
- the trmD gene encoding tRNA (guanosine(37)-N1)-methyltransferase TrmD — protein sequence MRLDVVTIFPEYLEPLNVSLVGKARARGQLDVRIHDLRDWAHDKHSTVDDTPYGGGPGMVMKPEPWGEALDEILASGEGAPVIVVPTPSGAPFTQQLAVELSAKPWLVFTPARYEGIDRRVIEEYGDRVDVREVSIGDYVLAGGEAPVLVMVEAVARLLPGVLGNAASHQDDSFAPGAMADLLEGPVYTKPPEWRGRGIPDVLVSGHHGKIARWRRDEAFRRTDRNRPDLIERADPAAFDKHDRAMLDALGWSQGPDGRFGRTTGAVEE from the coding sequence ATGCGGCTCGACGTCGTCACGATCTTCCCGGAGTACCTCGAACCGCTGAACGTCTCCCTCGTCGGCAAGGCCCGCGCCCGCGGACAGCTCGACGTGCGCATCCACGACCTGCGCGATTGGGCCCACGACAAGCACAGCACCGTCGACGACACCCCCTACGGCGGCGGCCCCGGCATGGTCATGAAGCCCGAGCCGTGGGGCGAGGCGCTCGACGAGATCCTCGCCTCCGGCGAGGGAGCGCCGGTGATCGTCGTCCCCACCCCGAGCGGCGCCCCCTTCACCCAGCAGCTCGCCGTCGAACTCTCCGCCAAGCCCTGGCTGGTGTTCACCCCGGCCCGCTACGAAGGCATCGACCGCCGCGTCATCGAGGAGTACGGCGACCGCGTCGACGTCCGCGAGGTCTCCATCGGCGACTACGTCCTGGCCGGCGGCGAGGCACCGGTGCTGGTCATGGTCGAGGCGGTGGCCCGGCTGCTCCCCGGCGTCCTCGGCAACGCCGCCTCCCACCAGGACGACTCCTTCGCCCCCGGCGCGATGGCCGACCTCCTGGAGGGCCCCGTCTACACCAAGCCCCCCGAGTGGCGCGGCCGCGGCATCCCCGACGTCCTGGTCAGCGGCCACCACGGCAAGATCGCCCGCTGGCGCCGGGACGAGGCGTTCCGCCGCACCGACCGCAACCGCCCCGATCTGATCGAGCGCGCCGACCCCGCCGCGTTCGACAAGCACGACCGCGCGATGCTCGACGCCCTGGGCTGGTCACAGGGCCCGGACGGCCGATTTGGGCGGACGACCGGGGCCGTGGAAGAATAG
- the rimM gene encoding ribosome maturation factor RimM (Essential for efficient processing of 16S rRNA) — translation MQLVVARIGRAHGIKGELTVEVRTDEPELRLAPGAVLATEPSSVGPLTIAAGRVHSGRLLLRFEGVTDRTAAEGLRNTLLIAEVDPEEVPEDPEEFYDHQLIDLDVVTRDGTEVGRISEISHLPYQDLLVVRRPDGSEVLIPFVAEIVPEIDLEEQRAVIDPPTGLLDASQAEIAGSREES, via the coding sequence GTGCAGTTGGTAGTGGCACGGATCGGCCGCGCCCACGGCATCAAGGGCGAACTCACGGTAGAGGTACGCACCGACGAGCCCGAGCTGCGGCTCGCCCCGGGCGCCGTCCTGGCCACCGAACCGTCCTCCGTCGGACCGCTGACCATCGCGGCCGGCCGGGTGCACAGCGGCCGGCTGCTGCTGCGCTTCGAGGGCGTCACGGACCGCACGGCCGCCGAAGGGCTGCGCAACACCCTGCTGATCGCGGAGGTCGACCCCGAGGAGGTCCCCGAGGACCCCGAGGAGTTCTACGACCACCAGCTGATCGACCTCGACGTCGTCACCCGCGACGGCACCGAGGTCGGCCGGATCTCCGAGATCTCCCACCTGCCCTACCAGGACCTGCTGGTCGTCCGGCGGCCCGACGGCAGCGAGGTCCTCATCCCGTTCGTCGCCGAGATCGTCCCGGAGATCGACCTGGAGGAGCAGCGCGCGGTCATCGACCCGCCGACCGGCCTCCTCGACGCGAGCCAGGCCGAGATCGCCGGCAGCCGCGAGGAGAGCTGA
- the ffh gene encoding signal recognition particle protein: protein MFDTLSDRLASTFKNLRGKGRLSEADIDATAREIRIALLEADVALPVVRAFIKQVKERATGSEVSQALNPAQQVIKIVNEELIGILGGETRRLRFAKNPPTVIMLAGLQGAGKTTLAGKLGRWLKGQGHAPLLVACDLQRPNAVNQLQVVSERAEVAFYGPQPGNGVGDPVQVAKDSIEFARTKQHDVVIVDTAGRLGIDQELMQQAADIRDAVSPDEVLFVVDAMIGQDAVNTAEAFRDGVGFDGVVLSKLDGDARGGAALSIAHVTGKQIMFASNGEKLDDFDAFHPDRMASRILGMGDMLSLIEKAEQTFSQAEAEKMAAKLAKGPKEFTLDDFLAQMEQVRKMGSISKLLGMLPGMGQMKDQINNLDEREVDRTAAIIKSMTPAERQEPTIINGSRRARIAKGSGVDVSAVKGLVERFFDARKMMSKMAQGGGMPGMPGMPGMGGGARKKKQVKQAKGKRKSGNPMKRKAEEEAAAARREAAQAGNPLGLPQGGQDPQNFELPEEFKKFMG, encoded by the coding sequence GTGTTCGATACGCTTTCCGACCGCTTGGCGAGTACTTTCAAAAACCTCCGGGGCAAGGGCCGCCTGAGCGAGGCGGACATCGATGCCACGGCACGCGAGATCCGTATCGCGCTGCTCGAGGCCGATGTCGCCCTCCCCGTCGTCCGCGCCTTCATCAAGCAGGTCAAGGAGCGTGCCACCGGCTCCGAGGTCTCCCAGGCGCTGAACCCCGCCCAGCAGGTCATCAAGATCGTCAACGAGGAGCTCATCGGCATCCTCGGCGGCGAGACCCGGCGGCTGCGGTTCGCCAAGAACCCGCCGACCGTGATCATGCTGGCGGGTCTGCAGGGTGCCGGTAAGACCACTCTCGCCGGAAAGCTCGGCCGCTGGCTCAAGGGGCAGGGCCACGCCCCGCTGCTGGTCGCCTGTGACCTCCAGCGCCCCAACGCCGTCAACCAGCTGCAGGTCGTCTCCGAGCGCGCCGAGGTCGCCTTCTACGGCCCCCAGCCCGGCAACGGCGTCGGCGACCCGGTACAGGTGGCCAAGGACTCCATCGAGTTCGCCCGGACCAAGCAGCACGACGTCGTCATCGTCGACACCGCCGGCCGCCTGGGCATCGACCAGGAGCTGATGCAGCAGGCCGCGGACATCCGCGACGCGGTCAGCCCGGACGAGGTCCTCTTCGTCGTCGACGCGATGATCGGTCAGGACGCGGTCAACACCGCCGAGGCGTTCCGCGACGGCGTCGGCTTCGACGGCGTGGTGCTCTCCAAGCTCGACGGCGACGCCCGCGGTGGTGCCGCGCTGTCCATCGCGCACGTCACCGGCAAGCAGATCATGTTCGCCTCCAACGGCGAGAAGCTGGACGACTTCGACGCGTTCCACCCGGACCGCATGGCGTCCCGCATCCTCGGCATGGGCGACATGCTCAGCCTGATCGAGAAGGCCGAGCAGACCTTCAGCCAGGCCGAGGCCGAGAAGATGGCGGCCAAACTGGCGAAGGGCCCCAAGGAGTTCACCCTCGACGACTTCCTGGCCCAGATGGAGCAGGTCCGCAAGATGGGCTCCATCTCCAAGCTGCTCGGCATGCTGCCCGGCATGGGGCAGATGAAGGACCAGATCAACAACCTCGACGAACGCGAGGTCGACCGCACGGCCGCCATCATCAAGTCGATGACCCCGGCCGAGCGCCAGGAGCCGACGATCATCAACGGCTCGCGCCGGGCCCGTATCGCCAAGGGTTCCGGTGTCGACGTCAGCGCGGTCAAGGGCCTCGTGGAGCGGTTCTTCGACGCCCGCAAGATGATGTCCAAAATGGCCCAGGGCGGCGGCATGCCCGGCATGCCGGGGATGCCTGGCATGGGTGGTGGCGCCCGCAAGAAGAAGCAGGTCAAGCAGGCCAAGGGCAAGCGCAAGAGCGGTAACCCGATGAAGCGCAAGGCCGAGGAAGAGGCCGCGGCGGCGCGCCGGGAGGCCGCCCAGGCCGGCAACCCGCTGGGCCTGCCGCAGGGCGGCCAGGACCCGCAGAACTTCGAACTCCCCGAGGAGTTCAAGAAGTTCATGGGCTGA